A window from Grus americana isolate bGruAme1 unplaced genomic scaffold, bGruAme1.mat scaffold_778, whole genome shotgun sequence encodes these proteins:
- the LOC129201094 gene encoding olfactory receptor 14A16-like yields the protein MSNSSSITQFLLLAFADTRELQLLHFGLFLGIYLAALLGNGLIITAIACDHHLHTPMYFFLLNLSLLDLGSISTTLPKAMANSLWDSRAISYAGCAAQLFLFVFFVSAEYCLLTVMAYDRYVAICKPLHYGTLLGSRACAHMAAAAWGSGFINALLHTANTFSLPLCHGNAVDQFFCEIPQILKLSCSDAYLREVGLLVVSACLAFGCFVFIVVSYVQIFRAVLRIPSEQGRHKAFSTCLPHLAVVSLFVTTGTFAYLKPPSISFPSLDLVVSLLYSVVPPAVNPLIYSMRNKELKDALRNLFEYMLLQHP from the coding sequence atgtccaacagcagctccatcacccagttcctcctcctggcattcgcagacacacgggagctgcagctcttgcacttcgggctcttcctgggcatctacctggctgccctcctgggaaacggcctcatcatcactgccatagcctgtgaccaccacctccacacccccatgtacttcttcctcctcaacctctccctcctcgacctgggctccatctccaccactctccccaaagccatggccaattccctctgggacagcagggccatctcctacgcaggatgtgctgcacagctctttctgtttgtttttttcgTTTCAGCAGAGTAttgtcttctcactgtcatggcctatgaccgctacgtggccatctgcaaacccctgcactacgggaccctcctgggcagcagagcttgtgcccacatggcagcagctgcctggggcagtgggtttatcaatgctctgctgcacacggccaatacattttccctacccctctgccacggcaatgctgtggaccagttcttctgtgaaatcccccagatcctcaagctctcctgctcagatgcctacctcagggaagttgggcttcttgtggttagtgcctgtttagcatttgggtgttttgttttcattgtggtgtcctatgtgcagatcttcagggccgtgctgaggatcccctctgagcagggacggcacaaagccttttccacgtgcctccctcacctggccgtggtttCCCTGTTTGTCACAACTGGCAcgtttgcctacctgaagcccccctccatctccttcccATCATTGGACCTGGTGGTGTCACTTCTGTACTCGGTTGTACCTCCAGctgtgaaccccctcatctacagcatgaggaacaaggaaCTAAAGGATGCCTTGAGGAATCTGTTTGAATACATGCTCCTTCAGCATCCATAA